The Candidatus Celerinatantimonas neptuna DNA segment CAGTCAAGAATCACTCTCCGTTGTCGCCTTAGCGACATTCTTCAGCTAAAATTCACTTCCTATTCGAAGGCGTTGTAATCGTCTAATGACCGGTTCAATGGCGCGCAGATCGATTTTGCCATTTTAATATAAACGTTTTTCTTAACACCCGATTGAGGTTATTTATAAACTATGACGGTTTCTTCGCAAAACCCGTTCGAACAACATCTCCACCTTGAGCGCATTCCCCGCCAACATCCGGAAAATCTAAAAGCATGGAATGCCGCAGATGAACTGCTGGTCGATTATGTAGAACAAAAGATCCCCACAGTTCTGACTCTAGCGTTGTTTAATGACGATTTTGGCGCGTTAAGTTGCGCGCTCGGTGAATACCAGCAACATTGGTATAGTGATTCCTGGCTGGCACATCAGGCATTATCATCTAATCGTGAAGCCAACCATCTGTCACCAGTCGTTGCTCAAAATACCATGCGCTTAGCTCAATCAGCTGATGTATGGCTGGTAAAAGTTCCTAAAACGCTAGCTCACTTAGAACACCAGTTAGCCCTGATTTCACAATATGCCAGCCCGGACCAACCTATTATATTGGCCGGAATGGTTAAGTTTCTCTCCAGAGGCGTATTCGCTCTGATTGAACAATATTTTGGCCCGCTCACGACATCACTGGCTAAAAAAAAGGCAAGGTTAATCTTTACCCGCGCCCAAAAGCCTTCGTCTGTCAGCCCTTACCCCAAACGCTGGTCGGCCGCCCCCTACCCCTGGCAACTTGAAGATCACGCAAATGTTTTCTGTTTAGGGAAGCTCGATATCGGCAGCCGCTTTTTGATTGAAAATCTTCCGGATGGAAACTATTCCAATATCATCGACTTAGGGTGTGGTAATGGTCTGTTAAGTCTCGCAGCTTTATCAAAATGGCCTGATGCTCACCTGTTAGCCTGTGACGAATCATTTATGGCGGTTGAAAGCACACGGACCAATCTACTGACAAACTCCCCCGATGTTGCAAAGCAGATTAATGTTATGGCTGATAATGGCCTGGGAAAACAGCCCGACCAGTGTGCAGACCTTATTTTATGTAATCCACCATTTCACCAACAACAAACAATCGCAACGCATATTGCCAGACATATGTTTTTTGATGCCAAGCGCTGCCTCAGAGCTGAAGGCGAACTTTGCATTGTCGCAAACCGTCATTTACCCTATCTTCCTTTACTCAAAAAAATATTTGGCCAGGTTAAGATACTCGCATCCAATCGCAAATTTGTTATTCTGATAGCGAAGAAATATCATTCCAGAGGTTAAACCATGCGTTCATTCAAAAGGTTACTGTTACCTTTTATCGCAATTCTGACACTCATGCTGCTTGCGGGCTGTAGCCCTAAACCGCCCCGTCAGATTTATCTAGATCCACATCCATCTGTCGGCAGCGCAAGAGCTTTGCCCGGTATGCAAGTCAATCTGACTGTTCTCGATCTGCGTCCACAACATTATTTAATGGCTATCCACACTCCCGGAAAAGAACAGGCACAACTTGTCACTAGTGCAAACAATGTCCGCAAATCAATTTATCAGGCGGTAAAAAAGGCGCTCTCTGAACGCGATATTACTGTGTCAGATAAAGCGGCCGATACGTTAAAAATTGAAATCATGACATTAAATAACCGTACGGTACAACACCCGACCGATTATATCGCAATTGATCAGGTCACCTTAAAAGCATCATTTTCCTCAAAACACAGTCAAATTGTTCGTCAATACACAGCCAGCCGCCGCAACACGGGTAGCTTTGGCGTAGATATGAGTGAACAACAGACTCAACTTAATCAGACTCTTAATGCGGTATTAACCGGCATTTTAACCGATCACAAACTACTGACTCAGGCATCCTTATGAAGCATTTTTTAACATTCCTTTTATGCGGGCTCCTTTCTTTTCCAGCTTTAGCAACGACAGTTCGCTTTGAAACCTCAATGGGGAATTTCAGCATTGCGCTAAATGAAGCAAAAGCCCCTATTACATGTAAGAATTTTCTCCGTTATGTGCATGATGATAGCTATGACGGGAGCATTTTTCATCGAGTCATTAAAGGATTTGTCATCCAGGGGGGCGGTTTTACCAAAACAGGCAAACGACTACCCAGTTATGCACCGATCCAGAATGAATCCGATAATGGCTTATCCAATCTGACCGGAACGATAGCAATGGCACGGACAACCGATCCTGATTCAGCAACCAGGCAGTTTTATATTAACGTTCATGACAACCCTTTTTTAGATGGCAGTACCAATAAACCAGGATACGCGGTATTTGGTCATGTTATAAAAGGAATGAAAGTCGTTCAGGCCATAGCCAATGTTCAAACCGGATATGACAACACACTTGGCATGCCCAATGTTCCCAGTACACCGGTTATCATTACTCATGTCAGCGTTGTAAATAATAAATGAAAAATAAAGAGCCAATAAAGCAGAGCTGGCTGGATAGTCTGAAATTATATGGTCAGAAATCCGTCATTTTAATGTTTAGCTTAGGGTTCTCTTCAGGACTTCCGCTTTTATTGGTCTTTTCAACATTTTCTTTTTGGCTGAGGGAAGCCGGAACCAGCCGGACTGAAATTGGTTTTATCAGCTGGGTGGCACTTTTTTATGGTCTTAAATGGCTCTGGTCACCACTTGTTGACCGCCTTCCGATTCCATTTCTGACCAGCCGGCTTGGACGTCGAAGAAGTTGGATGTTACTGGCTCAGACAGGGATCATTTGTGGACTCATTGGCATCGCATCAACTGATCCACATCATTCGGTCGTTCTGATGACCTGCTTTGCATTGTTGGTCTCATTCAGCTCTGCAACGCAAGACATTACATTAGACGCATTCCGGATTGAATCAGCTCCCGAACGACTTCAGGCCACCATGGCAGCTGCCTATATGTGTGGTTACCGGCTGGCTATGATTGCATCCGGTGCCGGAGCATTATGGCTTGCCGCTATATTCAGCCATGGCCAGACGGGCTATCAGGCCCATGCCTGGCAGCTTGCATATCTGTGCATGGCCGCGCTGATGAGTATCGGTGTCATCAGTTGTTTAATCGCCCGGGAACCCACAGTAGAACCCCAGCAAAAAACCATCCCTATTTCACTGATTCGACGGATTCAACGCCGGGGATATTCACTAAAAAACGCCAGTTACATTGCTTGGTTCGTCGATACGGCTTTAAGCCCGTTTGTCGATTTCTGGCAACGTTACCGATGGCATGCCATTCTAATTTTACTGCTGATTAGCTGTTACCGGATTGCAGATATCGTGATGGGAGTGATGGCCAATGCATTCTATGTCGATATGGGATTTTCAAAAGCAGATGTAGCCAGTATATCGAAGGTATTTGGTGTCATAATGACACTGCTCGGTGCCGGTATCGGTGGTGTGCTGGTCAATAAATCTGGAACCATGAGAATTTTGTTTTTGGGGGCTTTTTTAACGGCTTCATCAAATCTACTGTATAGCTATATGGCATTGCAGCCACCTTCACTGACCTTACTAACACTCGTCATTAGTGCTGATAATCTCAGTGCAGGAATCGCCACAGCAGCCTTTATCACATATCTGTCATCACTAACCAATGTAGCTTTTTCGGCAACACAATATGCGATGCTAAGCTCTGTGATGCTGTTGCTTCCTAAATTCATCGCAGGCTTCTCAGGCTATCTCGTCGATCATATTGGCTATAGTCATTTCTTTACAATGACAGCCATTATGGGAACACCCGCATTAATTTTGATTCCAATTCTTGCCTATCTCAAACCATTTGAAGAACACTCATCTTAACGCCTCTGGACGCAAACAGGCTAAATTATTTCGTTTAGCCTGTTTCATAAAATGATTAATCTCTGAAATTAGTAAACTGAAATGGTTGGCCCAGATCTGCTTCACGAATCATGGCCATCACAGACTGAAGATCATCTCGTTTTTTCCCGGTCACCCGAACCTGTTCACCCTGAATTGATGTCTGCACTTTCAATTTACTCTGTTTAATTTGCTTAACGAGCGATTTTGCAGCATTGGTATCAATTCCTTGCTTAAAACGCACCAGCTGAGAAACTGTTTTCCCCGATGGAATCGGATCAGCTAAATCCATCGCTGAGGTATCAACCTGACGCTTCACCAATTTTGAGCGCAGAATATCAAGCATCTGATTGAGCTGAAACTCTGCTTCGGCAGTCATTTTGATATCATCCCCCACCAGCTCAAATTGTGCTTCAACACCACGAAAGTCAAAACGGGTTTCCAGTTCCCGGGATGCATTTTCCTGCGCATTACGAATTTCTGTGGTATCAATTTCAGATACAATATCAAATGATGGCATAGTCAGCCGGTCTCCTCATAAAAAAACTGATTTTAACATTGTGGCCAAAATCATCATGATTAATACTTGAAGTATATCAGCATTACTGGGGGTGTTGACGTTTGGCAGTTAAACTTTGTTCAAATGAAACGCGTTTGTATCGCAACGTAATTATCAGGCTTAGTCTCACGGCAACAACAAGATGCGTTAAAGTATCCCCAGAAGACAGGCATAGTGGTAAGAGGGTATGATGATCCGTTGGGGAATTTTAGGAAATGGTGCCATTGGTGGATTATTTGCCACACGTCTGGCCTTAGCCGGTCAGTCAGTACAATTGATCATGGACCTTAAACATCAGAAAGATGAATCAGCCCAGGAACTAATCTATCAGGAACAATCGGCCAGCCACTCGGCTATCTTACCCATCAAAAACCATACTACAGACTGTGATTACCTGCTGATTTGTGTCAAAGCCTACCAGGTTATCAGCGCATTAAACAGCATCGAATTAAACAGACAAACCCAATTAATCACGTTAAATAATGGCATGGGTATTCAGGATATGGTTCTTGAACATTACCCCAAGCATTCATTATGGGCTGCCATGACAACACACGGAGCCCATAGAAAACATCAGACCATTCTTCACTCGGGTAGCGGACAAACTTATATTGGCGCATATAGACACAAAACCGAGTCAGCCCCAGATTTTGTCACCGCATTAAATCAGGCTATTCCAGATGTTTTTTTTCATGAAAATATAGAGACAATGCTTTGGCAAAAGCTGGTCATTAATGCGGTCATCAATCCTATTACAGCCATTGATCAATGTCCGAACGGTGAATTATTAACACCAAGTTACCAGCCGCTCATTCGCGAGTTATGCCACGAGATCAGTCTAGTCGCCAATGCATGCAACCAATCACTGAGTGCTGGCAAAATCGAAGCGCTCATTCATCAGGTATGTCAGCAAACGGCTAAAAACTATTCTTCCATGGCGGAAGATTTACGCTGCCAACGCCTTAGCGAAATCGATTTTATTAATGGCTACTTGATTCAGGAAGCTGAAAAACACAATATTGAGACACCACTTAATAAACAACTCTACCAACAGGTTTACAGAAGAGGATATGCCAATGATTAATGCGATGGTTGCTGTTGCGCCCGGCAGTGAAGAAATTGAAACCATCTCTTTGGTTGATACATTGCGCCGCGGGAATTTTATCGTTGATTTAGTGAGTATCAGTGATGAACTGACAATTACGGCCTCACGTGAAGTGAAGCTTGTTGCTGATAAATTACTTGAAGATGTCAAACCGGACGACTATCAATTATTAGTTATCCCCGGGGGCGCATCAGGCAGTGAATATATGTGCAACACTCAGGAATTTATCGATTTTATCCGGGCATTTCATCATGCCCCCAACTATCTGGCCGCGATTTGTGCAGCCCCGGCCCAGGTTTTATCAAGCCACAAAATTTGTCCTGATGCCCTGATGACCTGCCACCCGGATTTTTTCCAGGATCTTAACCCCGAACATCGTAGCAAAGAACGTGTGGTCATTGATAAGCAGGCCCGCTTGATCACCAGCCAAGGACCAGGAACGGCTATTGAAATGGCTCTAGCTATTTTAGCTGAACTTGGGAATAAAAATTTGGCCCGACAAGTCGCCGGGCCGATGCTTGTTAGAATAGATTAACGACTACCCAAAAAACAGCTCTAGCGCCGGTAAACACTGACATTTTCATGGCCCTGCTCCTTGAGATAAAGGGCCTGTAATTTACTCATTACGCCCCGTTCACAATACAACAAATAATGTTTACTGTTATCCAACTGGGCAAACTGAGTCCCTAATTTAAAAAATGGAATATGCAATACTTCAGTACCATCGATATTTAATGGATTCATTTCTTGTTCTTCATCACTTCGGATATCAACGATAATCTGCGAATCTTCAATCGTCTCAACCGTTTCGACTTCCACAACTTCCCGATCGCTTTCCCGGCCAATATCGCGAATATCCATTACACGAGCATTAGACACAACGGTTTCAAGCACGCTTGCATCCATATTGGCTTCTTCAGCCAATAGCTTCGATTCAATCGCTTTCACAGTTGGTTTACGGGAAATAACACCACAAAATTCGGGCATTGTTTCTGCGATATCCGCTGTTCCAATTTTCCGGGCACAATCAATAATGTCTTGTTTATCTTTGGCGATTAACGGTCTTAAGATAAGTGTCTGCGTCACTTTATCAATCATCGACAAGTTGGTAAGCGTTTGACTGGACACCTGACCAACGGCTTCCCCTGTCACCAATGCAGGAATACGGAACTGGCTTGCAACTTCTGAGGCTGCACGCATCATCATCCGTTTTAAGATAACGCCCATCTGAGAATTTTCGACTTTAGTTAGGATCTCTGCAACCACTGGCTCAAAATCAATAGTGACAAATTTAACCCGATGAGAACTGCCAAATTTATGCCACAGATAATGTGCCATCTGTTTTACGCCAATTTCATGTGCAGCACCGCCTAAGTTAAAAAAGCAGTAATGAACTCTTGAGCCGCGACGAATTAATTCATAACTGGCAACGCCTGAATCAAAACCACCGGAAATAAGCGATAAAACACTCTCCTGAGTAGCCAGAGGAAAACCACCGATACCAGGATGCTGATGTGTCACGATATAGAGCTGCTGATTCTCGATCTCTAAGCGAACAGTCACATCAGGATTTTTTAATTTCACACCGGCAGCATCCGTATATTGATTCAGACCGCCCCCGATATAGCGCTCGGCCTCAACCGAGGTAAAATCATGCTCCCCCACACGACGAACCCGGACACAGAACGTCTTTCCAGCCAGTTTATCTTTCCATATGGAGTGAGTCAGTTCATAAGCATGATGAAGATCAGTAAATTCAACACTGGATACTTCCAGAAAATGCTGGATCCCCGGAGTGCAAGAAAGTGCTTCGATTAACGCTTCTCGTTTTTCAGGGTCCCGCCCCGTAACAACCAGATGATCCCAGTTGCGCCTGACACGAACCGTTTCATCAATATTTCTGAGTATATTACGAATATTGCCCTGTAGCATTTTAGAAAAACGCTGACGTACAGAGCGGCTTTTGATGGTGATTTCTGGAAATAACTTAATAATAAATTTCATGATGGTGACAGCATTGACATTTCGGCGCGCATTATACACCTGAAAAAAGATCAGATGCACGCCGCAATATTCGCAATAGAGCCAAAAAGCATTATTGCGAATAAGGTCAATACATCTAAATCAATTCTTTATATCATCTATTAATGATCTTGTCACTCAAAGGCGCTACCCGAATCTGCTGCTTCGATTCTTTCGCCTTACCTTGCATGATACTAATTTCAACACGACGATTCATCGCCCGGTGGGCTGGCGTATCATTTTTCACCAATGGATCGGTATCAGCTAATCCTCGAACAACTAACCGGGATTGATCAAACCCGGGTACTTTAATCATCACCTGTGCAACAGATACGGCCCGTTGCGCCGAGAGATCCCAGTTAGAGCGATAAAGCTCTGAATCAGCTGGCCTGTTATCAGTATTACCGGAAATTGTAATAATCCCTGGTATATCTTTAACCACCCTGGCTACTTTGCGAATAATCGGTCTGAACTTCGGTTGTAAAAAAGCGGAACCTGCCGGAAAAGAGCCTTTCTCCCGAATCCGGATAATAATTTGCTGGCCAAGCGATTCAACTTCAAGAGCACCATCTTTAATCTCTTTTTTCAATTGAACCGCAATTTGTTTAGCCACCTGATTTTGTTCTTGAGACGTGTTTTGGGTCTCAGGGATCTGTTGTGTTTCACTCTGACCGCCCGTCTGCTCACCGGCATTACGCTCTTGTCCGCCAGCCTGACTCTCTTCGCCTTTTTGAAAATCGAGCTCAGTCTGAGTCATATCGACAGTCTGCTGCATAATGGTTTCAATTGGTGTAGGTTCTGGTCGTCCAGGTCTGAAATCCATAGCAATAACTGATGTTCCTTTCGGAATATCTTTGACTTCAAGCTGGTTCTGAACACCGAACGCATATTTCATCGAACCGGCAATCTGCTTAAATTTTAAAACATCCATCTCTGAGAATGACAACAGCAGTACAAAAAAACATAAAAGCAGTGACATCAAATCAGAGAAGGTTGCCATCCACGCCGGTAGTCCGGGGGGACACTTGCACTCTTCATCTTCATCCATAGCTTACCTCGACTAACCTTCTGCTTCGCTTCGCTTGGATGCCTGCAGATAATTTTTCAGTAATCCTTCAATAACACGCGGATTTTGCCCATCCTGAATCCCAAGGACAGCATCAAGAATCAGAGAACGGTTCAGAGCCTCCTCTCCGGAGCGAAGATCAAGCTTATCAGCAATCGGAATTGCCACCATATTGGCTAAAACCGCCCCATAAAGTGTTGTCAACAAGGCAACCGCCATCGCAGGCCCAATTGATTTTGGATCAGACATATTCGATAACATCGCCACCAACCCAATCAGCGTACCAATCATTCCCATAGCCGGTGCAACATCACCAATTGCACGGAAGATACTCGAACCTGTTTCATGACGTTCATTGGTAAGCGATATATCTTTTCGCAAAGTACTTCGAACCACTTCAGCATCATAGCCATCCACCAGCATGCTCACGCCTTTTTTCATAAATTCATTAGGAATATCGGCTTCTTCTAGCGCCAAAAATCCTCCCTTACGGGCTGAATCAGCCAGTTCAACCGCTTTTTGAATCAGGTCGTCAGGTTTATCGGTTTTAAAAAGAAATGCCTTTGCAGCGATTTTAGCTGCCCCTAAAAATTGGCCTAAGTTGTATTTCATCAACACAACAAACAAAGAACCACAAATGACAATCAAAATAGACGGGACATCGACAAAGGCACTGATATCTCCGCCCAACATCATAGCCATCAACACAAAGGCAAAGCCGCCTAAAAGGCCTACCAGCGTCGCTAAATCCACAAATCACGTCCTTTCATTAAGATTTTGGCACTCAAAAGAGTCAACATAATAACTAAAATGTATAAGTTACAAACATATTATGGACAATAATATGCAATATTTATCGGTTCGGGAAATAAATACTTTAATCTGTATACAAGATACCATTATGATCGGGTTATGACATAAACTATGTCAAACAACGAATCAGGAGATGGAATGGCAGCTAAAAAACCTGAAAATATGAGTTTTGAAGAATCGCTGCATGAGTTGGAGCAACTTGTACGGAAACTAGAACAAGGTGAGCTTCCTCTTGAGCAGGCGATGAAACATTTTGAAAGAGGGGTCGCTTTAGCTGGTGCCGGCCAGAAAAAATTAGAACAAGCTGAGCAACAAATTAAAATTCTAAAACAAAATGATGCAGATGCTCCTCTTGGTAACTTTGATGAGAAGGAAGGTGAACTGTGAACCAAGCTCTCGCTTCATATGTTGCTAAGTGCCGTGAGCATGTCGATCATTTTCTTTTACATAAACTCCAGCAGTTACCTGTCAGTGAACCCCGGTTACTTGATGCCATGCGTCACAGTTTACTCTTAGGTGGCAAGCGAATTCGTCCTTTATTGGTTTATCAAGTAGGAGAACTGACAGAAAAATCGATGGATATGCTGGCTCCGGTTGCAGCAGCTGTCGAAGCCATTCATGCTTATTCTCTTGTCCATGATGACTTACCTGCAATGGATGATGATACGTTACGCCGGGGACAGCCAACATGTCATGTTGCCTTTGATGAAGCAACCGCCATTTTAGCCGGCGATGCACTGCAAACACTGGCTTTCGAACTATTAAGCCATGTCCCAGGCTACAGCGCCCAACAGCAATTGGCTATGATCAGAGAACTGAGCCAGGCAACAGGTTACCAGGGGATGTGTGGTGGACAGGCCATTGATATCGTAGCCACAGGCCATCATCAGAATATCCATGAACTGGAGAATATGCACCGACTAAAAACAGGCGCTTTAATTCGTGCCGCAGTCCGTTTAGGGGCTATTGCAGCCGGTATTGAAAAAAAACAGGAATGTATGTTGTTGGACAGTTATGCCCAGGCCATTGGACTGGCTTTTCAGGTTCGTGATGACATTTTGGATATTACAAGTGATACCCAGACATTAGGGAAACCACAGGGGAGCGATACCCTTCACGAAAAGAATACTTACCCGTCATTGTTAGGACTTGATGTAGCGCAGCGAAAATGTGAAGCACTGCAAGTTCAGGCACTACAAGCTCTCGATGCATTACCTTACAATACCGATAAACTTGCATTACTTGCTGACTACATCGTCCAGCGAAATAAGTAGCATTGCTATATTGTTGATTTATGAGCCTAAATATCCAAAATTATCCATTACTGGCGCTGGTAGATACGCCTGAAGACTTACGACAGCTTCCGCTTTCTAAACTGCCAGAGCTGTGTGGTCAGTTACGCCAATATCTTTTAAATACGGTTAGCCAGAGCAGTGGCCACTTGGCTTCTGGTCTGGGTGTTGTCGAATTAACCGTCGCAGTCCATTATGTCTTTCAGACACCGTTTGACAGACTCATCTGGGATGTTGGTCATCAGGCTTACCCGCATAAAATTCTAACGGGACGTCGTGAGCATATGTCGACGATTCGTCAAAAAAACGGGCTGCATCCATTTCCATGGCGAGAAGAAAGCGAATACGATACGTTAAGTGTTGGTCATTCCAGCACATCCATAAGCGCGGCATTGGGGATCGCTGTGGCTGCAACCCGGGAACAGCTTGGCCGAAAAGCGGTTGCAGTCATCGGAGATGGGGCCATGACAGCCGGAATGGCCTTTGAAGCACTCAATCATGCAGGCAGTCGCTCAGATGATTTACTAGTGATTCTCAACGACAATGAAATGTCGATCTCCGAAAATGTCGGGGCATTAAACAACTCTCTTGCCAAACTCATGTCTGGCAGTATGTACTCGACACTGCGCGAAGGTGGGAAGAAAATCCTCAATGGTATCCCTCCGATTAAAGAATTAGCCAAACGAACCGAAGAACACCTTAAGGGAATGATGATTCCCGGGACATTATTTGAAGAGTTTGGATTTAACTATATCGGACCTATAGATGGTCATGATGTGATTGGTCTGATTCAAACTTTAAAAAACATGAGAGATCTGAAAGGACCTCAATTTCTGCATGTTGTCACTAAAAAAGGTAAAGGCTATCTTCCTGCAGAAAACGACCCTATCGGTTATCATGCTGTTTCTAAATTTAATCCGAAGGATCATGATCTCCCTAAAAAATCATCAACTATGACCTTCTCCAGAGTCTTTGGTCAATGGTTATGTGATATGGCCCAAACCGATCCTAAATTGATGGGGATTACCCCTGCCATGCGTGAAGGTTCCGGCATGGTTGAATTTTCTAAACGTTTTCCAAAGCAATATTTCGATGTCGCCATCGCAGAACAACATGCGCTGACTTTTGCAGCAGGCCTTGCCATTGAAGGATTACACCCTGTCGTTGCAATTTATAGTACATTTTTACAACGTGCTTATGATCAACTGATTCATGATATTGCCCTTCAGAATCTACCTGTTCTTTTGGCAATAGACCGGGCAGGTATTGTTGGAGCTGACGGACCAACTCATCAAGGAGCATTCGATTTAAGTTTTCTGCGCTGCGTTCCTAATATGGTCATTATGATTCCATCTGATGAAAACGAGTGCCGCCAGATGCTCTATACCGGTCATTTACATCAGGGACCGGCCGCAGTTCGTTATCCCCGGGGGGGAGCGATTAATGCCCCTATCGATAACACAATGGCCGCATTAGATATCGGCAAAGCACATATTCGCCGACAGGGTGAAAAAATTGCTGTTCTGTGCTTTGGACCTCTGCTTCATGAAGCATTAAAAGCAGCCGAAAAACTGAACATGACAGTTGTTGATATGCGTTTTGTAAAACCACTCGATCACCATTGTATCGATCAGTTAATTGCCACCCACGAACATTTAGTCACACTTGAAGACAACGCGGTGATGGGGGGTGCAGGATCTGCAATTGGAGAGTATCTCGCTCAGGCCAGACATAATATTACACTCACGCAGCTCGGACTTCCGGATCAGTTCATTGCACAAGGGACACAGCAACAGGTTTATGAACAACTGGGCTTAGATAGCCAAGGGTTAATTAACCGGTTGAAAAACTAGAGGCTGTTTTAAATAGGGCTGATACTATTGCCCTATTTAACCTCAATCTGGGAATATCCTTCATTTTACTGGTTTACTTTAGTATCAACCTTCATCTCATCGAAATAAGGCAACCCTAGCGGATAACGCCCGTGAGGTATATGGATCATGCTACGACTTGCCCATAGTGCACTTTGCCAAAAGAGCGGTTTAAAATCATATTGATGATTAATAGTAACCGATAGTCGATGATAAATATCTGACATACTCAACTCCTGTTTTTTCAACACATCAAACTCTTTAAGCAACCGTTCTCGTTGAGGAGAACAATTCAAAGCAGCCGGAGCATCAATCGTATTTTTCAACATCGTGTTTAAATGAGAAATCAGATCATTCGGTCTGTTTTTCATTGCTAAGAAAAACAGATCACCTTCACATTTAGATAATGCTTGTCTAAATCGGGTCGGACTCAGAATTTGTGCCCGGACATCAATATTAAGCCGTCTGAGCATCAATTTTAATAAATGCAGTGCCTGCTCTGAATCTAAATCAGATAGCTGTTCAACAACAACTCGTAATTTAATCCCACTCCCATACCCTTCTTTATTTAAAAGCTGATAAGCCTGCGACGAATAATCACGCTGGCCAGCATCTGGTAAGAGTTCATTCTGATAAGTCTTCCCACCTAAATGACCAACAAGTTGCATCCTTAGCATAGAGGCATTAATTCCCATGGAAAGAGCTTTACGGACCACTTTGTTCTGCAAAGCTGGAGCAAATCCATTAAATAACAATCCAACCCAGCGACTGTGTCGAACTAAGAACATTTGAAATTGAGGCAACTGAGTCAATACACTATATCGGAACATATTCAGATGATCCGTAATATCAACATCACCATTTAATAACGCAGAAAAGCGTGTCTGTTCATGCCGGATCGGAATAACCACCAGCTGATTAATATTTCCCTGATCCGGATGATTCCATGTCTTAGACTTCCGTTTTAAGACTGCCCGTATATTTTTAATCTGTTCAGTTAGCTGAAATGGGCCGCTCCCTGAAACGAGTAGCGTACTATGATGGTGAGATGCCCTTAGCCATAAACGGTCATAAACGAACAAATACGTTAAACGACCCAAAAGGTTTGGACAAGGCGTTTTTAGCACCACTAAAAACCGACTAGGTGTTAACGGATTTATCGACTTAATCATGCCAAAAAGCTGTCTGAAATCACCATGTTTTAATAGTGTATTAAAACTCCAGCTGACATCCTGACTCGTCAACCGGTTACCGGAAGAAAAAAACACATGAGCACGAAGCTGAAATAC contains these protein-coding regions:
- the thiI gene encoding tRNA sulfurtransferase; this translates as MHLIFFQVYNARRNVNAVTIMKFIIKLFPEITIKSRSVRQRFSKMLQGNIRNILRNIDETVRVRRNWDHLVVTGRDPEKREALIEALSCTPGIQHFLEVSSVEFTDLHHAYELTHSIWKDKLAGKTFCVRVRRVGEHDFTSVEAERYIGGGLNQYTDAAGVKLKNPDVTVRLEIENQQLYIVTHQHPGIGGFPLATQESVLSLISGGFDSGVASYELIRRGSRVHYCFFNLGGAAHEIGVKQMAHYLWHKFGSSHRVKFVTIDFEPVVAEILTKVENSQMGVILKRMMMRAASEVASQFRIPALVTGEAVGQVSSQTLTNLSMIDKVTQTLILRPLIAKDKQDIIDCARKIGTADIAETMPEFCGVISRKPTVKAIESKLLAEEANMDASVLETVVSNARVMDIRDIGRESDREVVEVETVETIEDSQIIVDIRSDEEQEMNPLNIDGTEVLHIPFFKLGTQFAQLDNSKHYLLYCERGVMSKLQALYLKEQGHENVSVYRR
- the pomA_1 gene encoding Chemotaxis protein PomA: MDLATLVGLLGGFAFVLMAMMLGGDISAFVDVPSILIVICGSLFVVLMKYNLGQFLGAAKIAAKAFLFKTDKPDDLIQKAVELADSARKGGFLALEEADIPNEFMKKGVSMLVDGYDAEVVRSTLRKDISLTNERHETGSSIFRAIGDVAPAMGMIGTLIGLVAMLSNMSDPKSIGPAMAVALLTTLYGAVLANMVAIPIADKLDLRSGEEALNRSLILDAVLGIQDGQNPRVIEGLLKNYLQASKRSEAEG
- the xseB gene encoding Exodeoxyribonuclease 7 small subunit produces the protein MAAKKPENMSFEESLHELEQLVRKLEQGELPLEQAMKHFERGVALAGAGQKKLEQAEQQIKILKQNDADAPLGNFDEKEGEL
- the ispA gene encoding Farnesyl diphosphate synthase, with translation MNQALASYVAKCREHVDHFLLHKLQQLPVSEPRLLDAMRHSLLLGGKRIRPLLVYQVGELTEKSMDMLAPVAAAVEAIHAYSLVHDDLPAMDDDTLRRGQPTCHVAFDEATAILAGDALQTLAFELLSHVPGYSAQQQLAMIRELSQATGYQGMCGGQAIDIVATGHHQNIHELENMHRLKTGALIRAAVRLGAIAAGIEKKQECMLLDSYAQAIGLAFQVRDDILDITSDTQTLGKPQGSDTLHEKNTYPSLLGLDVAQRKCEALQVQALQALDALPYNTDKLALLADYIVQRNK
- the dxs gene encoding 1-deoxy-D-xylulose-5-phosphate synthase, with amino-acid sequence MSLNIQNYPLLALVDTPEDLRQLPLSKLPELCGQLRQYLLNTVSQSSGHLASGLGVVELTVAVHYVFQTPFDRLIWDVGHQAYPHKILTGRREHMSTIRQKNGLHPFPWREESEYDTLSVGHSSTSISAALGIAVAATREQLGRKAVAVIGDGAMTAGMAFEALNHAGSRSDDLLVILNDNEMSISENVGALNNSLAKLMSGSMYSTLREGGKKILNGIPPIKELAKRTEEHLKGMMIPGTLFEEFGFNYIGPIDGHDVIGLIQTLKNMRDLKGPQFLHVVTKKGKGYLPAENDPIGYHAVSKFNPKDHDLPKKSSTMTFSRVFGQWLCDMAQTDPKLMGITPAMREGSGMVEFSKRFPKQYFDVAIAEQHALTFAAGLAIEGLHPVVAIYSTFLQRAYDQLIHDIALQNLPVLLAIDRAGIVGADGPTHQGAFDLSFLRCVPNMVIMIPSDENECRQMLYTGHLHQGPAAVRYPRGGAINAPIDNTMAALDIGKAHIRRQGEKIAVLCFGPLLHEALKAAEKLNMTVVDMRFVKPLDHHCIDQLIATHEHLVTLEDNAVMGGAGSAIGEYLAQARHNITLTQLGLPDQFIAQGTQQQVYEQLGLDSQGLINRLKN